The following coding sequences are from one Muntiacus reevesi chromosome 17, mMunRee1.1, whole genome shotgun sequence window:
- the SAP30 gene encoding histone deacetylase complex subunit SAP30, which yields MNGFTPEDMSRGGDAAAAVAAVVAAAAAAASAGNGAGAGAGAEVPGAGAVSAAGPPGAAGPGPGQLCCLREDGERCGRAAGNASFSKRIQKSISQKKVKIELDKSARHLYICDYHKNLIQSVRNRRKRKGSDDDGGDSPVQDIDTPEVDLYQLQVNTLRRYKRHFKLPTRPGLNKAQLVEIVGCHFRSIPVNEKDTLTYFIYSVKNDKNKSDLKVDSSVH from the exons ATGAACGGCTTCACTCCCGAGGACATGAGCCGCGGCGGGGACGCGGCCGCCGCTGTGGCCGCCGTGGTcgccgctgctgccgccgccgcgtCAGCCGGGAACGGGGCTGGGGCTGGCGCCGGGGCCGAGGTGCCGGGCGCAGGGGCGGTCTCGGCGGCGGGGCCGCCGGGAGCGGCAGGGCCGGGTCCCGGGCAGCTGTGCTGTCTGCGCGAGGACGGCGAGCGGTGCGGCCGGGCTGCGGGCAACGCCAGCTTCAGCAAGAGGATCCAGAAGAGCATCTCCCAGAAGAAGGTGAAGATCGAGTTGGATAAGAGC GCAAGACATCTTTACATTTGTGATTATCATAAAAACTTAATTCAGAGTGTGCGaaacaggagaaagagaaaagggagtgATGATGATGGAGGAGATTCACCTGTTCAAGATATTGATACTCCGGAG GTTGATTTATACCAATTACAGGTGAATACACTTAGGAGATACAAAAGACACTTCAAACTCCCAACCAGACCGGGACTTAATAAAGCACAGCTTGTTGAG atagTTGGTTGCCACTTTAGGTCTATTCCAGTGAATGAAAAAGACACCTTAACATATTTCATCTACTCAGTGAAGAATGACAAGAACAAGTCAGATCTCAAGGTTGATAGTAGTGTTCACTAG